The Stenotrophomonas sp. ASS1 genome segment GGCTTTGAAGGCGGCGCTGACCACCGCCTACGACTTCCAGACCCGCTCGGACTGCGAGGTGATCAACGCGCTGTATCGCCAGGGCAGTTCGCCGGCGCAGTGGCTGGAACAGCTCAACGGCATCTTCGCCTTCGCGCTGTGGGACCGCGACAGCGGGCGCGTGCTGGTGGCGCGTGACCCGGTGGGCGTGGTGCCGCTGTACTGGGGCCACGATGCCCAGGGGCGCCTGCGCGTGGCCTCGGAAATGAAGGCGCTGGTCGACACCTGTGCCGACGTCGCACAGTTCCCGCCGGGTCACTACTTCGACAGTGCCAGCGGTGAGCTGGTGCGCTACTACCAGCAACCGTGGCGCGACTATGCCGACGTGCAGGGCCGCCAGGCCGACCTGGCCGAACTGCGCCAGGCCTTCGAGCATGCGGTGGAGCGCCAGCTGATGAGCGACGTGCCGTATGGGGTGCTGCTGTCCGGTGGCCTGGACTCGTCGCTGGTGGCGGCGGTGGCCGCGCGCTATGCGCGTCGCCGCATCGAGGATGGCGGGCAGACCGAAGCCTGGTGGCCGCGCCTGCATTCGTTCGCGATCGGCTTGAAGGGCTCGCCCGATCTGGCGGCCGCGGCGATCGCTGCCGAGGCACTTGGTACCGTGCATCACGGCTTCGAATACACCTTCGAGGAAGGCCTCGACGCGCTGCCGGAAGTGATCCGCCACATCGAAACCTACGACGTCACCACCATCCGCGCCTCGACGCCGATGTTCCTGCTGGCACGGCGGATCAAGGCGATGGGCGTGAAAATGGTGCTCTCCGGCGAGGGCAGCGACGAGATCTTCGGTGGCTACCTGTACTTCCACAAGGCACCGGATGCGCGTGAATTCCACGATGAGCTGGTGCGCAAGCTCGACGCCCTGCACAACTACGATTGCCTGCGCGCCAACAAGTCGATGATGGCCTGGGGCGTGGAGCCGCGCGTGCCGTTCCTCGACCGTGAGTTCCTCGATGTGGCGATGCGCTTCGATGCCGCACACAAGATGGTCGGTGCCGGCTTTGGTGGCCGCCGCATCGAAAAGGCGGTGCTGCGCGAGGCGTTCGACGGCTACCTGCCGGACAGCATCCTGTGGCGGCAGAAGGAACAGTTCAGCGATGGCGTCGGCTACGGCTGGATCGACGGGCTGAAGGCGCACGCCGAAGCCCAGGTGAGCGACCGCGTACTGGCGGCGGCTGACAAGCGCTTCCCGCACAACCCGCCACAGACCAAGGAGGCGTACTACTACCGCCACCTGTTCGAGCAGTTCTTCCCCAGCCGTGCGGCGGCCGAGACCGTGCCGGGCGGCAAGTCGATCGCTTGTTCGTCGCCGGCCGCCATTGCCTGGGACGCTAGCTTCGCCGCGGCGGCAGATCCGTCGGGCCGCGCGATCGCCGGCGTGCACGAACAGGCACTGGCCTAAGCCCTCAAAAAGGGGACGGAGGGGATTAAGTCGTTTGTGCCACTAACGACTTAATCCCCTCCGTCCCCTTTTTGTATGATCGCCCCCTGCGCATTGGGGAATGTTCATGGACGTACAGGCAGGTGGCGACGTGCCGCCCACGAAATGGGGATGGCGTTATCTGGCCTGGGCCGGCGTGCCGTTGCTGGCTGGCGTACTGCTGGCGCGGTATGCCGGGCCGGCGGCGCCCGAGGCGGTTGCCCGCGCCACCGCCGCCGAAGGCAGCTGGGCGCAGCACCTTGCCTCACCGCTGGGCTTGTTCCTGCTGCAGCTGCTGGTGCTGCTGCTGGTGGCCAAGGGCGCGGGTGCGCTGCTCAAGCGCTTTGGACAACCGGCGGTGATCGGCGAGATGGCCGCTGGCCTGATGATGGGGCCGCTGGTGCTCGGCAGCCTGCTGCCGCAGCTGCATGGTGCGTTGTTCCCGGCCAGCTCGCTGGGTCCGCTGGGCATGCTCAGCCAGCTGGGCGTGCTGATGTTCCTGCTGGTAGCCGGTGCCGAGCTGGACCTGGCGGCGCTGCGTGGCCGCCGGCGCTTCGCCTTCACGGTCAGCCATGCCGGTATTGCAGTGCCGTTCGTGCTCGGCGTGGCGCTGGCGATCTGGCTGTATCCGCAGCACGGTCCGCAGGGTGTGGGCTTTACTGCATTCGCATTGTTCGTCGGCATCTCCATGAGCATCACCGCGTTCCCCGTGTTGCTGCGCATCCTTGCCGATCGTGGGATCACACAGACGCCATTGGGCCAGACCGCGATCGCCTGCGCGGCATTGGGCGATGCCACCGCCTGGTGCCTGCTGGCCTTGATCGTCGCCGCCGCCCAGGCCAGCGGCTGGTTGCCGGCCAGCCTCAACCTGCTGTGCGTGGTCGTGTTCGTGGCGCTGATGCTGGGGCTGGTGAAGCCGTGGTTTGCCCGCCAGCAGATCGCGCCGGGCCGTGAGGGACGTTGGTTGCTGGGTATCCTGCTGCTGTCACTAGCGAGTGCGCTGGTCACCGAGATGCTGGGCATCCACGCGTTGTTCGGTGCATTCGCTGCAGGCGTCGCGGTATCGTCCAACGCGCAGCTGCGCGACCTGTTGATGGCCCGCGTCGAACCGTTCGCGGTGACCCTGCTGCTGCCACTGTTCTTCGCCATGACCGGCCTGCGCATGCGCGCCGATGCGCTGCAGGCCAGCGATGTCGTGTTGTGCGTGGTGGTGATCGCGGTGGCCACGACGGGCAAGCTGCTGGGTACCTTCAGTGCCGCGCGCAGTGCGGGCATGCCCACGCGCGAAGCGTGGCGGTTGGGGGCGCTGATGAACACCCGTGGCCTGATGGAGCTGATCGTGCTCAACCTGGGCTACGAGCTGGGCCTGCTCGGCGATCGGCTGTTCGCGGTGCTGGCGATCATGGCGTTGGTGACCACGGCGATGACCGGGCCGCTACTGAACCTGATCGAGCGGCGCCGGGGCTGAGCGCTGGACGGTCGTGCCGGCCAGCGGCCGGCACGACCGCTACCGCGCCGGTACCAGCGTCATCGTGTGCTGCGCTTTGCCGGGCAGGAACGGTGTCGGCCGCCCATGCACCCAGTCTTCGTGGCCGGCGCCCCAGTACGGCGACAGCGGGTGCCCGCTCTGGCCGCCGGGCATGTGCACGATGCCGTCGGCCTCGTGGCCGGGCGAAACCACCATGCGTTCGGAGGCGCCGAAGTTCGGCGTCTGCACGCGCGGCATGTCACGGTCACCGGGCAGGGGATCGGCGGGCATGCACAGCCAGCGCTTGGCGATGTCCGGCAATGCACGCGCGATGGGATGGCAGAGCGCCGCGGTGTTGCGCTCTCCCCAGGTGCGCTGGGCCAGTGGGCCCTGCTTGGCCAGCTCGCTCTCGGTGCGGCGTGCGGCATCAAGCAGCAGCGCGTCCCAGCTGTCGTAGGCCGGTGGCAACAGGTTGGCGGGGCGTTGCTGCAGCATCGGCCAGGCCACGCCTTCCAGTTGTGCCAGGCGCGGGTCCAGATAGTCATCGCCCAGCTGCGCGTTGGCCGGCGCCAGCAGTGCATCGGACAGGGTATCCATCACCTGCGTGCGGAACGCGCGCACCACCCGGTAGCTGACCGAGCTGGCCGAGGCCCGGCCGCCCCATTGATGGCTGACCGCCTTCAAGCGCTTCAGTGCAGGGTCGTCACTGCGTTCGATGACGTCATGCAGCAACGCCCACCAGCGCTGCAGGAACACGGCGCGGTCGTCGAGCTGGATCGCCAGCAGGTCGTGTTCGTCGAAGCGGTCCTGGATGGCGAGCAGGTCGCGGATCTGCTGCGCACGCGCGCCGAGGTCATAGCCACCGTTGCCGACGCTGGCCAGCGCCTCGCCGTCGAGGACGCGTCCGTTGGCGGTCCACAGGCGATGGTTGGGGGGATCGATCAATGCCGGCGAGGCATCGCTGCGGATCGGCCACGGTGCGCAGTCCTGGTTGCTGGCGGCAGTGAAGCCGGCCGGCGCGCAGCCAGGGCCACGGTCCGGACGGGCACCGATCAAGCGCCAGGCAATGCGGCCGCTGCGGTCGCCGACCACCAGGTTCTGCGCGGGAATGCCGGCGCGGTCGGCGAAGTGCAGTGCACCGTCCAGGTCACCGGCGCGGGCCAGATCAGCGAAATCCAGGCGTACGGCGCCGGGCAGGTGTGCGACCCAGCGCAGGGCATCGCCACTGCCATCGGCATGGGTGTGCAGGATCGGCCCCCAGGCGGTTTCGCGTACCGGGAACAGCACGTCGGCCTGGCCGGCCACCGCAATGCGTTCTTCGTGCACGGTCACCGTGGCGTTGGCCGGTTCCGTGCGGTAGTCCGCCGTGTCGATGTAGCTGTTGGTGAAGCCCCAGGCGACGTGGCCGTTGCTGCCGACGATCACCGCCGGCAGGCCAGGGAGCGAGAAGCCAGTGACGTCGACCTGGCCGCCGGCAGCCTGCGGGTCGGGGTAACGCAGGCGCACCCGGAACCACAGGCCAGGCGCGCGCAGGCCCAGGTGCATGTCGTCGGCGACGATCGCGCGGCCGTCGGCGGTGAGTGCGCCGGCCACCGCGAAGTTGTTGCTGCCGATGACGTCCGCCTCCTCCTGCTCGGTGCCCGGCTTTCCCTTCAATGTGCGCAGATCGAGCTGGCTGGCATCGGGCAGAATCGCATTGCCGGTGGCTTCGCCAAACAGCGGTGCATCCCATTCGGTGCCGTCGTGGGCGATCAATGCGTACAGCGCCGGCGGCACCACTGCGCGGATGCGGCTCAGTGCAAGCTCGGTCTGGTTGTTCGGGTCCTGCAGGTCGGCGTACATGGCCAGCCCGGCCAGCACGCTGTCGCTGGGCTGCCACGGTTGCGGTGATTGCCGCAGCAGCAGGTAGGCCCATGGCCGCACGGAGAGATCGGTAAGGCCTTCGTTGACGCCATCTACATAGGCGCGCACGACCGCGCCGTTGTCGCCCAGCGCGGTATCCAGATGCGCCTCGGTGCGGGCGCGCAGGCGGTGCACGCGCATGCGCTTGTCAGCTTCAACGGCCTTCGGCCCGAACAATGCCGACAGCTCGCCGGCGGCACTGCGGCGCATCAGGTCCATCTCGAAATAGCGTTCCTGCGCATGCACATGGCCGAGTGCGCGCATCGCGTCGGCCTGGCTGCCGGCAGTGATGGTGACCACGCCCAGCGCATCGCGCTCGATGGTGACCGGCTTGGCCAGGCCCGGCAGCGCATGCTCGCCGTCCAGGTCGGCCAGGCTGCCGCGCAGCAGGAGCCACAGGGCCAGTGCGGTGACCAGCACGATGGCGACCAACACACCCAGCACCCAACGCCATGTACGTCGCATCGCACGTCCTTTCCGAACTTGTGGGCTGATTGTAGCCGCAGGCGCAACTGCGACTGATTCCGATTAGATCACCGTATTTTGAAATGCGGCACCCTATGCCGCATCGATTCACAGGAGCCCCCCCATGAAAGGCAACCCGGACGTCATCGCCTGCCTGAAGGAACTGCTGCGCGGCGAACTCGCTGCCCGCGACCAGTACTTCATCCATTCCCGCCGCTATGAGGACCAGGGCCTGTTCGCGCTGTACGAACGCCTGAACCACGAGATGGAAGAGGAAACCCAGCACGCCGACGCGCTGCTGCGCCGGATTCTGTTCCTCGGCGGCGACCCTGACATGCGCCCGCATGCCACCGAGCCGGGCAAGACCGTGGAAGAAATGCTGCAGAAGGATCTCGACACTGAATACGCGGTTCGGAACAATCTCGCCGCCGGTATGAAGCTGTGCGAAGAGAAGGGTGACTACGTGAGCCGCGACATGCTGCTGGCGCAACTGAAGGACACCGAGGAAGACCACGCCTGGTGGCTGGAGCAGCAGCTGGACCTGATCAAGCGCATCGGCCTGGAGCTGTACCAGCTGAGCAAGATCGACGGCAACGGCGCTCCGGCGCACTGAGCCGGCGCCCCGCTTTGGGTAGAGCCGACCGCTGGTCGGCTGCTCTTCAAAAGACAGCCGACCAGCGGTCGGCTCTACCAGAAGAAGCACAGCGTTCTGTCGCCCGCCAGCACCGGAGCATCGCCAGCCAGCTTTCGCCAGCCAGCCGCTCCACCGCCCGCCAGCCGACAACGAAAAAGCCGGGGAATGCCCCGGCT includes the following:
- the asnB gene encoding asparagine synthase B, whose protein sequence is MCSIFGIFGLQAGDDLPALRRHALELSQRQRHRGPDWSGVYLDEGALLVHERLAIVDPAGGSQPLLSADGQLALAVNGEIYNHQALKAALTTAYDFQTRSDCEVINALYRQGSSPAQWLEQLNGIFAFALWDRDSGRVLVARDPVGVVPLYWGHDAQGRLRVASEMKALVDTCADVAQFPPGHYFDSASGELVRYYQQPWRDYADVQGRQADLAELRQAFEHAVERQLMSDVPYGVLLSGGLDSSLVAAVAARYARRRIEDGGQTEAWWPRLHSFAIGLKGSPDLAAAAIAAEALGTVHHGFEYTFEEGLDALPEVIRHIETYDVTTIRASTPMFLLARRIKAMGVKMVLSGEGSDEIFGGYLYFHKAPDAREFHDELVRKLDALHNYDCLRANKSMMAWGVEPRVPFLDREFLDVAMRFDAAHKMVGAGFGGRRIEKAVLREAFDGYLPDSILWRQKEQFSDGVGYGWIDGLKAHAEAQVSDRVLAAADKRFPHNPPQTKEAYYYRHLFEQFFPSRAAAETVPGGKSIACSSPAAIAWDASFAAAADPSGRAIAGVHEQALA
- a CDS encoding cation:proton antiporter, translated to MFMDVQAGGDVPPTKWGWRYLAWAGVPLLAGVLLARYAGPAAPEAVARATAAEGSWAQHLASPLGLFLLQLLVLLLVAKGAGALLKRFGQPAVIGEMAAGLMMGPLVLGSLLPQLHGALFPASSLGPLGMLSQLGVLMFLLVAGAELDLAALRGRRRFAFTVSHAGIAVPFVLGVALAIWLYPQHGPQGVGFTAFALFVGISMSITAFPVLLRILADRGITQTPLGQTAIACAALGDATAWCLLALIVAAAQASGWLPASLNLLCVVVFVALMLGLVKPWFARQQIAPGREGRWLLGILLLSLASALVTEMLGIHALFGAFAAGVAVSSNAQLRDLLMARVEPFAVTLLLPLFFAMTGLRMRADALQASDVVLCVVVIAVATTGKLLGTFSAARSAGMPTREAWRLGALMNTRGLMELIVLNLGYELGLLGDRLFAVLAIMALVTTAMTGPLLNLIERRRG
- a CDS encoding penicillin acylase family protein; translated protein: MRRTWRWVLGVLVAIVLVTALALWLLLRGSLADLDGEHALPGLAKPVTIERDALGVVTITAGSQADAMRALGHVHAQERYFEMDLMRRSAAGELSALFGPKAVEADKRMRVHRLRARTEAHLDTALGDNGAVVRAYVDGVNEGLTDLSVRPWAYLLLRQSPQPWQPSDSVLAGLAMYADLQDPNNQTELALSRIRAVVPPALYALIAHDGTEWDAPLFGEATGNAILPDASQLDLRTLKGKPGTEQEEADVIGSNNFAVAGALTADGRAIVADDMHLGLRAPGLWFRVRLRYPDPQAAGGQVDVTGFSLPGLPAVIVGSNGHVAWGFTNSYIDTADYRTEPANATVTVHEERIAVAGQADVLFPVRETAWGPILHTHADGSGDALRWVAHLPGAVRLDFADLARAGDLDGALHFADRAGIPAQNLVVGDRSGRIAWRLIGARPDRGPGCAPAGFTAASNQDCAPWPIRSDASPALIDPPNHRLWTANGRVLDGEALASVGNGGYDLGARAQQIRDLLAIQDRFDEHDLLAIQLDDRAVFLQRWWALLHDVIERSDDPALKRLKAVSHQWGGRASASSVSYRVVRAFRTQVMDTLSDALLAPANAQLGDDYLDPRLAQLEGVAWPMLQQRPANLLPPAYDSWDALLLDAARRTESELAKQGPLAQRTWGERNTAALCHPIARALPDIAKRWLCMPADPLPGDRDMPRVQTPNFGASERMVVSPGHEADGIVHMPGGQSGHPLSPYWGAGHEDWVHGRPTPFLPGKAQHTMTLVPAR
- the bfr gene encoding bacterioferritin: MKGNPDVIACLKELLRGELAARDQYFIHSRRYEDQGLFALYERLNHEMEEETQHADALLRRILFLGGDPDMRPHATEPGKTVEEMLQKDLDTEYAVRNNLAAGMKLCEEKGDYVSRDMLLAQLKDTEEDHAWWLEQQLDLIKRIGLELYQLSKIDGNGAPAH